From Hylaeus volcanicus isolate JK05 chromosome 2, UHH_iyHylVolc1.0_haploid, whole genome shotgun sequence, the proteins below share one genomic window:
- the LOC128872029 gene encoding nucleolar pre-ribosomal-associated protein 1 has translation MKNKITDDKSHNTQTNIKEKRKRKVKIEEKGNANANGDVKLNDIDMLEKSSSCKENGVIKKRKKKHETDSFMRDVNSSECAEEFAKEVSTKFEESIEMENTKSLKNVEGNNKDEMTVQVKELDGKSLRASFNSASALETLKKFVKICNNSNEKDLAAEYLDAGGNIIEVLKLLDTSDNKKNIGAVTTVFSAIRILLIKILAQYPQQQSSAEAACRHLINSHLSMVHSMLSVQSNAKQRKVVLQLLAVIVSLGGNLPRELLTHLSLLPEIIKSLVRQTKPTDEHNIRNCFIHFILSFLIEGNVSTIRTLLDKHNLLSSIFHDMIYDSKDIIALIITTLKTYILQNSKISKSMKLHIFSTSVIQNFVRLYNWKGPNNWPKNKIQNFKANPQYLEEKEIVTDTVHSFLIILFTSHRHGIVFYDRTLGTSHAKHNQLVSTILQSLDRPWEHEKPSDLVIKIMTACPDLIKSQFSLLEPHIEPRVSTKWIATIRFVRKIIESVDIGTCLKTCSMELSVSQLANAIMSLTLPQVILKNAVIPSLSHSNIVVRHEAVLTLTTMFDQMQKYLIVARENYNKDSDFNTFKNTVLELMIKNVPNLNMILKLWSLAFVLSPIQDSNVNTEHIPEPKKYEHLTAILNLLHKYEDISPKLLHTLSDLQPSVFLNTLNELHDVDLTEFNTIKVKTIQFLVMSNPTEFSPQQDIFSDVLSYLISLLNREVFPISLSIKTTIKILLNTTGMFEGCSDQIDIWINGFVNIDEKEEIINWFINILKKAAKDVDKYVNEIIKTEEIINEGIIPAGRLEDIFNELADMDIIHESLEKNVLRMQRLTSISPVLCYILRKMKTNLHPTTLCYASYVLVHTLHYQVAPECLIHLTKDIQELPIKKYLLSWLASNNPVYIKEVLPSMVVMAKLDLVLLSNTKIQINEIFNGDNTVTFKYNNEIITIRHSLSSYEIMCLFKMTIFYLTQFTKRDILTTTQIDNYKILLISLLYLSKESPNDPTLLEECIKSVFTHPIVLYNFLPFHQKDKNIVKSMMTDIIIAICNVIIHWYRKEKVEYLVFHFKNKLLTQLHKMINKRQRSDKIDSVEAITTLLNLLQVTPQDVVCLLKKLMALKDTMFISKNEKNLSIYGYIVPKLLEIISNNEIQSERNALFELDAEFIKCLCSHLLVLKSKRITNFEKWESALHEYISKFPFNIVGIDTDIFLSLLATPIKDTTVKLLSFLIGKNMKFIPIFTEYMLKSESIKESNIVFPILQSNLNFKWNQKFLQELRTHYQYDVLSYLSKPTNTKVWIEENATAVSYLIENVFDLKMCSETCNIILQIGDKLDMVSIQYIQILQSVYNKCATCGEDGEKHIMNLVQVLVHIITLTLKKESKNIEKLLILCKGLNAAVKYLREKKEDFLFEALHTSNSWSQFTRFSLKFGFKELKGNKQPLQILKTLSILCDVAYKNGSNSEYAKTLFEMATSHSEFLNIMLLSSDIKRNLVELLWVLIQKNKTVIAITHVPVYLAAYNATLSAADQYLLLILQYYESNGINIYEYRPYLWGNAAATHYSVKGETHMNLWREPSTFQVLNLFEEDIVNNTIKNYPIDRALKNIKLHDASNTYDPAFYLPLLYFLLAENNVVSCQKIAQSGALGLTFAACSSNHSDIRMIAYTIIVRYYSHLEASRSKARLLWMRLIDALRYGVISLHSQLNDVRLNCIVSIFLARASLIATQPLHPLYLPLQIFLMAKPALDINTIPELLQLFHSSDVKHKEHRHWILETIRDGMRTKNELNVAFKCVLFKMLLGFYTCNLPDPSTKTLILEVIDSTLKINSASILLIEGYGLLPWLLEITNNLHSHEIEYIEFIVKIMDTLLNTILRIEGDTVHYKLMLLNVALSLKSHLSKDIKVIVFTVYINILQRLFLSRCMKMAVSKEYIMEILQFSKNLLGNLDECEDMLRFGCEYISKAECIEDNEIEVARNCLRTMVWTWCSHEAR, from the exons ATGAAAAACAAGATAACAGACGACAAATCACACAATACTCAAACTAATattaaggaaaaaagaaaaaggaaagttaAAATAGAGGAGAAAG GTAATGCTAATGCCAATGGTGATGTTAAACTAAACGATATAGACATGCTTGAAAAGAGTTCATCATGCAAAGAAAATGGTGtgataaaaaaacgaaaaaaaaagcatgAAACTGATTCATTTATGCGTGATGTAAATAGTAGTGAATGTGCTGAAGAATTTGCTAAAGAAGTATctacaaaatttgaagaaagtaTAGAAATGGAGAATACaaaatcattaaaaa ATGTAGAAGGTAATAACAAAGATGAGATGACTGTACAAGTAAAAGAATTAGATGGAAAATCATTAAGGGCTAGTTTCAATTCTGCTAGTGCTTTAGaaacattaaagaaatttgtaaaaatttgtaataacaGTAATGAAAAGGATTTAGCTGCAGAATATTTAGATGCAGGTGGCAATATCATTGAGGTACTAAAGTTATTGGATACCTCagataataagaaaaatattggtgCTGTGACAACCGTTTTCTCTGCAATAaggatattattaataaa GATCTTAGCACAATATCCACAACAACAATCTAGTGCAGAAGCAGCATGTagacatttaattaattcacacTTATCAATGGTACATTCTATGCTTTCTGTACAAAGTAATGCAAAACAGCGAAAAGTAGTTTTACAATTACTTGCTGTAATTGTTTCCTTAGGTGGTAATCTCCCACGTGAATTACTTACTCATCTGTCTCTATTACCAGAAATCATTAAATCTCTAGTACGACAAACAAAGCCTACAGATGAGCACAATATAAGgaattgttttattcatttcattctttcgtttttaataGAAGGAAATGTATCAACTATTAGAACTCTCTTGGACAAACACAATTTACTTTCTAGTATATTTCATGATATGATATATGATTCCAAAGATATTATTGCTTTAATTATAACTACATTGAAAACTTACattcttcaaaattcaaaaattagcAAAAGTATGAAGTTACATATATTCTCAACATcagttattcaaaattttgtacgtctATATAATTGGAAAGGTCCAAACAACTGGccaaagaataaaattcaaaacttcaAAGCAAATCCACAATATCTTGAAGAAAAAGAG atCGTTACCGACACTGTGCACagtttcttaattatattatttacatctCATCGACATGGTATTGTTTTCTATGACCGTACCCTTGGTACGTCGCATGCGAAGCATAATCAATTAGTTAGCACAATACTTCAAAGTTTAGATCGACCTTGGGAACATGAAAAACCATCAGATCTAGTAATTAAAATCATGACAGCATGTCCAGACTTAATTAAATCCCAATTTAGTCTTTTGGAACCACACATTGAACCTAGAGTATCAACAAAATGGATTGCAACAATAAGATTTGTGAGAAAG ATTATTGAATCAGTGGACATAGGAACTTGTTTGAAAACTTGCTCAATGGAATTAAGTGTATCTCAATTAGCTAATGCAATAATGTCTTTAACTCTACCACaagtaatattgaaaaatgcaGTTATACCCTCTTTAAGTCATTCTAATATAGTAGTAAGACATGAGGCAGTACTTACACTTACAACTATGTTTGatcaaatgcaaaaatatttaatagttgCAAGAGAAAATTACAACAAAGACAGtgattttaatacatttaaaaatacagtattAGAACTTATGATAAag AATGTTCCCAATTTAAATATGATATTGAAACTATGGAGTTTGGCCTTTGTATTGAGTCCAATTCAAGATAGCAATGTTAATACAGAACATATTCCAGAACcgaaaaaatatgaacattTGACagccattttaaatttattacacaaGTATGAAGATATAAGTCCAAAATTATTGCATACATTATCGGATTTGCAACCtagtgtatttttaaatacactgAACGAATTACACGATGTTGACCTTACTGAATTTAAtactataaaagtaaaaactaTACAATTCTTAGTTATGTCAAATCCTACTGAATTTTCACCACAACAG GACATATTTAGCGATGTACTGTCatatttaatatctctttTAAATAGAGAAGTATTCCCAATTTCATTATCTATAAAgacaacaattaaaattttattaaatactactGGAATGTTTGAAGGATGTAGTGATCAAATAGATATCTGGATTAATGGGTTCGTGAATATAGatgaaaaggaagaaataataaattggtttataaatattctaaagaaAGCTGCTAAAGATGTTGACAAATacgttaatgaaataattaaaacagaagaaattataaatgaaggAATAATTCCGGCGGGTCGATTAGAAGACATATTTAATG AATTGGCAGATATGGATATTATTCACgaaagtttagaaaaaaatgttttacgcATGCAACGGCTCACATCGATATCGCCTGTTCTATGTTATATATTACGTAAAATGAAGACAAATTTGCATCCAACTACTTTATGTTACGCTTCTTACGTATTAGTACATACGTTACATTATCAAGTTGCACCTGaatgtttaatacatttaacaaAAGATATTCAAGAATTACcaatcaaaaaatatttacttagcTGGTTAGCGAGCAATAATCCTGTTTATATTAAAGAAGTACTTCCCTCAATGGTTGTAATGGCTAAATTGGATCTAGTATTGTTAAGTAATACTAAAATTcagataaatgaaatatttaatggtGACAATACAGTTACTTTTAAGTACAATAATGAGATTATTACAATCCGTCATTCTTTATCATCATATGAAATCATGTGTTTATTCAAGAtgactatattttatttaacgcaaTTTACTAAACGAGATATTTTAACGACAACTCAAATAGATAATTATAAGATCcttttaatatctttattaTATCTTTCAAAAGAAAGTCCAAATGACCCCACACTTTTGGAAGAGTGTATAAAATCTGTGTTTACTCATCCTATcgtattgtacaattttttaccatttcatcagaaagataaaaatattgtgaaGAGTATGATGACGGAcataattattgctatttgtaatgtaataattcACTGGTACAGAAAGGAGAAAGTTGAGTACttagtttttcatttcaaaaataagttactTACGCAATTAcataaaatgataaacaaacGTCAAAGAAGTGACAAGATAGACAGTGTTGAAGCGATTACAACTTTGTTGAACTTATTACAAGTAACACCACAAGATGttgtatgtttattaaaaaaacttaTGGCATTAAAAGATACAATGTTTATCTCGAAGAATgagaaaaatttatcaatttatggATACATCGTTCCGAAACTTTTGGAAATTATcagtaataatgaaattcaatcCGAGCGTAATGCATTGTTTGAATTAGAcgcagaatttattaaatgtttatgttcTCATCTACTTGTTTTAAAGTCGAAACGAATtactaattttgaaaagtgGGAATCAGCTttacatgaatatatttcaaaatttcccTTCAATATTGTTGGTATTGATACAG atatttttttgtcattGTTGGCAACGCCGATTAAGGATACAACTGTAAAactactttcatttttaattggtaaaaatatgaaatttataccAATCTTTACAGAATACATGCTTAAGTCTGAAAGTATAAAAGAGAGTAATATTGTGTTTCCAATACTTCAAAGCaacttaaattttaaatggaatcaaaaatttttacaagaaTTACGGACACATTATCAATACGATGTTTTATCCTATTTGAGTAAGCCTACAAATACGAAAGTTTGGATAGAAGAAAACGCTACTGCAGTctcttatttaattgaaaacgtatttgaTTTGAAAATGTGTAGCGAAacgtgtaatattattttacaaattggcGATAAGTTGGATATGGTAtctatacaatatatacaaattcttCAAAGTGTTTATAACAAATGTGCAACTTGTGGAGAAGACGGAGAAAAGCATATTATGAATCTGGTACAAGTTCTTGTTCATATAATTACACTGACTCTGAAAAAAGAGTCAAAAAACATCGAAAAACTTCTTATTCTTTGCAAAGGATTAAACGCTGCAGTCAAGTATttaagagagaaaaaagaagattttttatttgaggCGTTGCATACTAGTAATTCATGGTCTCAATTTACacgattttcattgaaatttggttttaaagaattaaaaggcAATAAACAGCCgttgcaaatattaaaaactttaaGTATTTTATGCGATGTTGCATATAAGAATGGCAGTAACAGTGAATACGCCAaaactttatttgaaatggCAACTTCTCATTCCGAGTTTCTTAACATCATGTTACTATCATCGGATATAAAAA ggAATCTCGTAGAACTATTGTGGGTTCTTATTCAAAAGAATAAAACAGTTATAGCAATAACGCACGTTCCTGTTTATCTAGCAGCATATAATGCTACTTTAAGTGCGGCTGATCAGTACCTTTTACTT ATTTTGCAGTATTACGAAAGTAatggtattaatatttacgaatatCGACCATATTTATGGGGAAATGCGGCTGCAACTCATTATAGTGTAAAAGGTGAAACACACATGAATTTGTGGAGGGAACCATCTACTTTTCAAGTTTTGAACTTATTCGAGGAAGACATAGTTAATAACActataaaaaattatccaaTAGATAGAGCATTAAAG aatataaaattacacgaCGCAAGTAACACATACGATCCAGCATTTTATTTaccattattatattttttattagctGAAAATAATGTCGTATCGTGTCAAAAAATAGCTCAAAGCGGTGCCCTGGGATTAACATTTGCTGCATGTAGCAGTAATCATTCTGACATTCGTATGATAGCTTACACAATCATCGTTAGATATTATTCACATTTGGAAGCTTCAAG atcGAAAGCAAGGTTGTTATGGATGCGATTAATAGATGCATTACGTTACGGCGTTATATCATTACATTCACAGCTTAACGACGTGCGTCTAAATTGTATAGTCTCTATATTTTTGGCAAGAGCATCTTTAATCGCTACACAACCATTACATCCTCTTTATTTGCCTCTTCAAATATTCCTGATGGCTAAACCTGCATtagatataaatacaataccTGAGCTATTACAACTCTTTCATAGTTCTGATGTGAAACATAAAGAGCATAGACATTGGATTCTGGAAACTATTCGCGATGGTATGAGGACAAAAAACGAGCTGAATGTAGCTTTTAAGTGTGTTCTATTTAAAATGCTTTTAGGTTTTTATACTTGTAATTTACCAGATCCAAGCACAAAG acGCTTATCCTCGAAGTGATTGATagtacattgaaaataaacagtGCTTCTATACTTCTTATAGAAGGTTATGGATTACTTCCATGGTTATTAGAAATcacaaataatttacatagtcatgaaattgaatatattgagtttatagtaaaaataatggaCACGCTTTTGAATACAATACTGAGAATTGAAGGAGACACTGTCCATTACAAGTTGATGCTTTTAAATGTTGCATTGAGTTTAAAGTCACATTTATCGAAAGATATCAAAGTTATCGTATTTAcggtatatataaatattttgcaaagGTTATTTTTATCAAGATGCATGAAAATGGCTGTTagtaaagaatatataatggaaattcttcaattttcgaaaaatcttttGGGCAATTTGGATGAATGCGAAGATATGCTTCGTTTTGGTTGTGAATATATATCCAAAGCAGAGTGTATAGAagataatgaaattgaagttgCAAGAAACTGTTTGAGAACAATGGTATGGACATGGTGCAGCCACGAAGCAAGATAG